In one Nicotiana tomentosiformis chromosome 6, ASM39032v3, whole genome shotgun sequence genomic region, the following are encoded:
- the LOC138893808 gene encoding uncharacterized protein, giving the protein MAEYEACILGLRLAIDMNIQELLVIKDTDLLVHQVLGEWATKNTKILSYLQCVQELIKRFTKIEFKHVPRIHNEFVNALATLSFMIQHPDKNFINPIPIGIHKQPAYCAYIEEEIDGNLWFHDIKKYLEK; this is encoded by the coding sequence ATGGCGGAATACGAGGCATGCATACTGGGACTCagattggccattgacatgaacattCAGGAGCTGCTGGTAATCAAAGATACAGATCTTTTGGTGCACCAAGTTCTAGGGGAATGGGCTacgaagaacaccaaaatattgtcATATTTGCAatgtgtacaagagctgatcaagaggttcacaaagatagagttcaaacatgttccaaggattcacAATGAGTTTGTGAACGCATTAGCCACTTTGTCTttcatgatacaacacccagataagaatttcatcaatcctatcccaataggaattcataagcagccagcttattgtgcttatattgaagaagagattgacggAAATTTGTGGTTCCATGACATAAAGAAGTACTTGGAAAAGTGA